DNA sequence from the Bacteroidales bacterium genome:
TATCAAAAATTTGCTTTTGGACACATTTTGAAAGAAAATTCAGCTTACGTTTTCCATATTGGTCTATTTTTATTTTTTCGTCAATTATAAACGTTTATCAAATTGCCCCTTTTCGGAACGGGCTCAAAGTTCAAAGTTTAAGTTTTAAAATTCAAAGTTGAAAACATACCTCTACGCTTCCATGCCCCCATACTTCCATGCCTTACGCCATCAAAGCAATGCACTCCCTCAGGCTCTCCCTCCAATCCGGGATTGTTATCCCAAACTGCTCTTTTATCTTCGTTTTATCCAGAACGCTGTAAAACGGCCTGGGTGCCTGCTGCGGGTATTCTTCCGATGTTACCGGGTTAACCTGGCATGGGATATTGGCCAGCTTAACCGCAGCTTTAGCAAGGTCGTACCAACTGCATTCGCCTTCATCGGAGTAATGATAAATCTCAAACTGGTGAATTGATAAAGCTTTTGGCAGTATTTTAAGGATAATAACTGCGAGGTCCCTGGCATAAGTAGGGCACCCGACCTGGTCATTGACCACATCCAGCTTTCCTTTTTCAGAGCCCTTTTTCAGGATAGTTTTCACAAAATTGCTCCCGAAAGAAGAATAAAGCCAGGCCGTCCGGATTATCATCCCTTTTTCCAGGCACGCCATGACAGCTTCTTCACCGGCAAGTTTTGATTTACCATAAGAGGATGTGGGATGAGGTTTATCATCTTCACGGTATGGCCTTTGATTCTTTCCATCAAACACATAATCCGTGGAAATATGGACCAGGTAAATATCATATTTTTTACAAGCCTGGACCAGGTTTACCACCGCATCCCGGTTGATCAGTATAGCTAAATCGGGCTCCTCTTCGGCCCTGTCGACAGCAGTATACCCGGCGCAGTTTATCACAACGTCAATATTTTGCTGAGATAAAAATTGCTCAACCTGGCCGGCATCTGTTATATCGAGTTCTGCGATATCGGTAAAAATGAAATTATAGTAAGGATACAAAGCAGACGCTTCCCTGAACTCACTGCCTAACTGGCCGTTACTGCCGGTGATAAGGATATTTAACATCTAAAGAAATAATTAAACCACTGACTTGAAATAATCAATTGTTTTTCTAAGTCCTTCTTCGAGCGGGATTTTTGGTTCCCAACCGAGTTCTTTTTTAGCCAGTGAAATATCCGGCTGGCGTTGCATCGGGTCATCTTCCGGCAAAGGCAGAAAAATTAGCTTTGAGTGCGAACCAGTAAGCCTTAGAACCTTTTCCGCAAGTTCAAGAATAGTGAATTCGCCCGGATTGCCCACATTGACCGGCCCGATGAATTCGTCACCGGTATGCATCAGCCTGACCATGCCTTCGAGCAGATCATCGACATAGCAAAAGCTTCGGGTCTGGGACCCATCGCCATAAATTGTAATATCCTCATTTTTAAGTGCCTGAACGATGAAATTCGATACAACCCTGCCATCATGCGGGTGCATCCGCGGTCCGTAAGTATTAAAAATACGCATGATCTTGATGCGGACATTATTCTGAAAATGGTAGTTCATAAAGAGAGCTTCGGCGCAACGTTTTCCCTCGTCGTAGCAAGCCCGTGAACCTATCGGGTTGACGTGCCCCCAATAAGATTCTTTTTGCGGATGCACTTCAGGATCTCCGTAAACTTCTGATGTTGAGGCCTGGAGAATTTTTGCATGAATGCGTTTAGCCAGCCCGAGCATGTTGATAGCGCCCATGACGGAGGTCTTAATGGTCTTGATCGGGTTGAACTGATAGTGGATAGGAGAAGCCGGGCAGGCGAGATTGTATATCTCATCGGCCTCAATATAGAACGGCATAGTAATATCGTGGCGGATGACTTCAAAATAAGGGTTTCCGATCAGATGGGCAATGTTGCATTTATCACCGGTAAAGTAATTATCGACACACGTAACATCGTGGCCTTCCGCCAGCAGCTTTTCGACCAGGTGCGATCCTAAAAAGCCCGCACCGCCGGTTACTAAAATCCTTTTTCTCATTTCCTGTAAACTAATTCCAAATTTCAAATTTCTAATTCCAAAACAACCTTATGACCACCTAATGGCTACTTTATGACTCTTTAGTTTACAATCCAATTCCAAAGTACTCAAAACCTGCTGCTGTCATTTCTTTTGAGTCATATATGTTTCTGCCATCGAAGATAACATGATCTTTCAGAAGTTTTTTCATCATAGCCAGGTCAGGTACCCGGAATTCTTTCCATTCGGTGACCAACAGCAGGCAATCAGCATCGATCAGGGCTTCATATTCGTCTTTAGCATATTCGATGATGTCGCCAATGCGTCGCCGGGTTTCTTTCATTGCCTCGGGATCATAGGCTTTAACTTTGCAACCAGCTTTCAGAAATTTATCGATCAGCACAAGGGCTGGCGCTTCGCGCATATCATCTGTTTCAGGTTTAAAAGAAAGTCCCCACAGGGCAATAGTTTTCCCTTTAAGGTTGCCGTTGAAATATTTCCGGACTTTATTGTATAGTACTGATTTCTGATCGTCATTTACTTCTTCCACAGCTTTTAAAACGCGCATGGAATAACCGTTATCTCCGGCAGTATGGATAAGCGCTTTCACATCTTTCGGAAAGCAGGAGCCTCCATAACCAATTCCGGGGTATATAAACCTTGACCCGATCCTCGGGTCACTGCCGATACCTTTACGGACCATGTTCACATCAGCGCCCATGATTTCACATAGGTTGGCCATATCGTTCATAAAACTGATACGGGTTGCCAGCATAGCGTTGGCGGCATATTTGGTCATTTCGGCTGAGGGTATATCCATGAAAATAACCGGGTGGCCGTTCAGGGTAAACGGCTTGTAAAGCCTGCTCATCAAATCTTCTGCCCTGGCCGATTCTATACCGACAACAATACGGTCGGGTTTCAGGAAATCATCGACTGCGGCTCCTTCTTTGAGGAATTCCGGGTTTGAAGCCACATCAAAAGATATTTTAGACCCTCTTTTATCCAGTACTTCCTGGATAGCCTGCTTCACAAGTTTAGCCGTTCCTACCGGGACGGTGCTTTTGGTGACCATCAGCAGGTAATCGTTCATATGTTGCCCGACTTCCCTGGCTACACCGATGACATAAGAAAGGTCTGCGCTTCCATCCTCATCCGGCGGTGTACCGACGGCGCTGAAGACCACTTCGCAGCTATTAAGCGATTCAGCAAGGTTCGTGGTAAAATGCAGGCGGCCTTTTGCCATATTTCTTTCCACAATTTCTTCCAATCCTGGTTCATAGATCGGAATAATTCCTTTCTTCAAGTTATCAATCTTGGTTTTATCAATGTCCACGCAGGTTACATCAATCCCAACTTCAGCAAAACAAGTCCCGGAAACAAGTCCGACATAACCGGTGCCAACTACGGTAATCTTCATAAAGATTTTATAAGATATTTATACCCGACAAAGGTAAAAATTATCAGGTATGGAAAGAAAATGAGGCTGCCTGAATATGAAGGTCAAATCTTATACTGCCCAATATGGGCTCGAAAGATATAAAGTAGGGGTATCGACTACAAATCCCGCACCGGGTAGTTTTACCTTCATCAGTGGGGGTACCTATCTCGAAGCGCCTGCTATAGAATGGCAGCAAAAGGATTTCGATCTGTCTGCTTATAACGGGATGGAAATCTATATCGGGATTCAATGTGTATCCGATGATGCATTTATTTTTATGCTGGATGACATTGAGATTACCTCTGAAAGTGCTGCAAACTCATCTTTAACCGGTATGGTTTCGGATGCCATAAATGGTAATCCTATTCCAAATGCATTGGTTTCAGTCGCCGGATTAAGTGATTACACTGATGAAAATGGGAATTATACTATTACCAACATCCCTGCAGGGGTCCTGAATGCCAATTTCACTGCCATTCCTACGAATGGAAACGCTCCCCTGGCAGTGCAGTTCACCGATCTTTCTTCGGAAGGAACGCATATGGTAACAGCATCAGCAACCGGTTACACGAATTACTCGAACAGCCAGGTAGTCATCCCGGAAGGCGGCACCCTTGAGTTACAAATTGCGCTCTCACCCACCCTCGCGGCCGGCCAGATCCGTTTTGTGCTGACCTGGGGTGAAACACCTGAGGACCTTGATTCACATTTGAAAACACCATCCATTGAAGGATCTACTTATCACATTTATTATGGTGACCAGGGCTCTGCCGAAAGTCCGCCTTATGCTATCCTTGATATTGATGATCAAACGAGTTTTGGTCCTGAAACCACGACAATCTATGACCTTCAACCCGGGGAGTACCACTATTATATTCACAATTATTCCGAAAGTCCTGAAATAACCACATCCAGCGCTGTGGTGCAGATATATAATGAGAACGGCCTGTTGCATACCCTCCAGATTCCTACATCAGGAACAGGACTGTATTGGGACATTTGCACCTTAAACGGCTCGAACGGGAATATCAGCATCATCAATCAGGTCACTGAATCGGAACCCGGCGGTCTTCCAAAATTAACGACTGATCAATTAAAGAAAAAGCCTATCCCGACCGGCAGGAATATTGTTTCCTGGAACTGGAATTTCGGGGATGACGGAAGCAGCACAGTGCAAAATCCTTCTTACACCTATATGGCCAATGGTTCCTATACCGTCAGCCTGACCGTATCGGACGGGGTGAACAACGAGACAGAAACTAAAAATGCTTATATCACAGTTGCCCCGACGGGTGTGGATGAAGCAGCATGGGAAAAGGATATCAGCATATACCCCAATCCGGCTAAGGATCAGTTGCATATAAATTCGGGTATCCGTATCGAATCAATTGCCCTTTTCGATATAAACGGGCAGCAGAAAATGAGAACAGATGGTTGTGGCTATAATTGTTCCCTAAACCTGAACAGTTTTCCGGATGGTACTTATATCCTCCGCATCATAACTGAAAAAGGCCGCATACAAAGGAAGGTGAACATCAGGAGATAATGGCAAAGTTCAAAGTGTATAGGGCTAAATTGTTAAATTGTAATATACTGAGTTCTGACTGCTGACTGCTGACTGCTGACTACCTTGTGATCCTGCCGGGATTCGAACCCGGGACCCACGACTTAAAAGGCCGTTGCTCTACCAGCTGAGCTACAGAATCAAAATGAGGGCGCAAAGATAGTAATTTTAAATTTTAAATGTTGAATGTTGAATGCTGGACTTATTAAATAACATTCAACATTTCACTCGATCTCTCCTTTCCCTTCCCTGATCATCAGGATCTCTTCGCCTGTGCAATCGATAATGGTGCTGGGGGTATTATCGCCGTGCCCGCCATCAATTACCAGGTCAACAAGGTCTTTGTAGCGCTCATGGATCAGTTCCGGGTCGGTGCTGTATTCCAGGATTTCGTCGGCATCATGGATTGATGTCGATGTGATGGGATTTCCGAGTTCGCGCAGGATCCCGGAAAGGATATTATTCTCCGGGATACGGATACCTACGGTTTTCTTTTTGTGCCCGAAAATTTTGGGTACATTGCTGCTGGCGTTGAGGATGAAAGTATAGGGCCCCGGAAGTGTCCGTCGCATTAGTTTGTAAACGTCATTGCTGATAGGACGGGTGTAATCCGCCAGTTGGCTCAGGTCATAACATAGGAAGGAAAAATTTGCGTTTTTCGGGGTCAGTCCTTTGATCCGGGCAATACGGTCGAGCGCTTTCGGGCTGTAAATATTGCAGCCAATGGCATAAATCGTATCGGTCGGGAAAATGACTACACCATCGTTGGAAAGAACATGAACCACCTGTCTGATGTTATTCTCACTGGGGTTCTTGGTGTAGATCTTTAACAACATGAGGACAAATATATATAGATGAAATTGTTGGAGTCGAAAAAGGGTAAGCCCCTTATGTCGCACCGCTCAACCACTTACCCTTGCTTCCTTCCGGACCTGGGGGAGTTCAGCGGGAGCTGGTCGCATAAGACTTACCCGGGCGCAAAGATACTAAATAATTCCAAATTTCAGACAAATCCAAGGCATAAAGCACCAAATTCCAAATCCCAAACAAATTCAAAAACTCAAATCTCAAAACTTAAACAATAGGGGGTTAAACCAAGTTTAGGTATTTTGGATTTTGAAATTTGGAACTACTCTTTCTTATTAATTTTCCTAAATTTGCATATACTTAAAACCAATTCCTATGGAAAATAAACCATCAACCACAATTCTGAGCCTCGGATACGGTGTTATCATCGCATTGGCTATCATTGTATTCAGCCTGATCCTTTTCCTGCTAAACCTCTCAAAGGGCAACGGGCTGGAATACCTGTCATATCTTATCCTCCTTGCGGGGCTCTTTCTTGCCCAGACCAATTTCCGTAATAAATACCAGGGAGGATTCATTGAATACGGAAAAGCCTTCACGGTAGGATTGCTGACAAGCCTTTTCTTATCTGTAATCATGGGCATATACACGTATATTTTCTTTCAATATATCGATCCGGGTGCTATGGAAGAAGCTATGACCATGACTGAACAAAAGATGATGGATAGAGGTATGTCGGATATGGATATAGAGCAGGGAATGGCAATAGCCCGTAAGTTTCAAAGTGTGGGGATGTACACTTTTTTTGCCATCGTTGGTAATTTTATCGTTGGGATAATTATCAGCCTGATCACTGCTATTTTTGTAAAGAAGGAAAATACAGATCTCGGACAGCCGGCAGCTTAATAAAGATCAGATGGACATTTCCGTTGTCATACCCCTTTTAAACGAAGATGAGTCACTGCGTGAGCTTCACAAGTGGATTGTAAATACGCTCACACCAAATAATTTATCATTTGAAATTATTTTTGTTGATGATGGAAGTAATGACCATTCATGGCAGGTGATCGAGGAGTTGAGCCGCCAGGATCCCAATGTCAGGGGTATCAAATTCCGGAGGAATTATGGCAAATCGGCCGCCCTGAACAGTGGTTTCCGCGCAAGCCAAGGTGAAGTGGTCATTACCATGGACGCTGACCTTCAGGATTCCCCGGAAGAAATCCCGGAACTATATAGAATGATAACCCAGGACGGCTTCGACCTGGTTTCGGGATGGAAGAAAAAGCGTCACGATCCGGTTTCCAAAACAGTCCCTTCCCGTTTATTCAATTGGGTAACCCGCAAGACGTCAGGAATAAAATTGCATGATTTTAACTGCGGACTGAAAGCATACCGGCTGGAAGTTATCAAAAGCATTGAAGTTTATGGTGAAATGCACCGGTATATCCCGGTCATTGCAAATTATGCAGGTTTTACACGGATTGGCGAAAAAGTGGTCACACACCAAAGCCGGAAATACGGCAGCACCAAATATGGGATCGACCGCTTTATCAAAGGCTATCTGGATCTGCTTTCGATCACTTTTGTCTCTAAATTCGGAAGGAGGCCCATGCATTTTTTCGGGATGATCGGCACGCTGATGTTTGTACTGGGCTTCCTTGCTGCAGCCTGGCTTGGCGCCCAGAAACTGTATAACCTGCATCATGGAATCAAAGCGATCCTGGTCACCAGCAGCCCGTATTTCTATATTTCGCTCACGCTAATG
Encoded proteins:
- the rfbD gene encoding dTDP-4-dehydrorhamnose reductase — its product is MLNILITGSNGQLGSEFREASALYPYYNFIFTDIAELDITDAGQVEQFLSQQNIDVVINCAGYTAVDRAEEEPDLAILINRDAVVNLVQACKKYDIYLVHISTDYVFDGKNQRPYREDDKPHPTSSYGKSKLAGEEAVMACLEKGMIIRTAWLYSSFGSNFVKTILKKGSEKGKLDVVNDQVGCPTYARDLAVIILKILPKALSIHQFEIYHYSDEGECSWYDLAKAAVKLANIPCQVNPVTSEEYPQQAPRPFYSVLDKTKIKEQFGITIPDWRESLRECIALMA
- a CDS encoding UDP-glucose/GDP-mannose dehydrogenase family protein produces the protein MKITVVGTGYVGLVSGTCFAEVGIDVTCVDIDKTKIDNLKKGIIPIYEPGLEEIVERNMAKGRLHFTTNLAESLNSCEVVFSAVGTPPDEDGSADLSYVIGVAREVGQHMNDYLLMVTKSTVPVGTAKLVKQAIQEVLDKRGSKISFDVASNPEFLKEGAAVDDFLKPDRIVVGIESARAEDLMSRLYKPFTLNGHPVIFMDIPSAEMTKYAANAMLATRISFMNDMANLCEIMGADVNMVRKGIGSDPRIGSRFIYPGIGYGGSCFPKDVKALIHTAGDNGYSMRVLKAVEEVNDDQKSVLYNKVRKYFNGNLKGKTIALWGLSFKPETDDMREAPALVLIDKFLKAGCKVKAYDPEAMKETRRRIGDIIEYAKDEYEALIDADCLLLVTEWKEFRVPDLAMMKKLLKDHVIFDGRNIYDSKEMTAAGFEYFGIGL
- a CDS encoding SDR family oxidoreductase, whose translation is MRKRILVTGGAGFLGSHLVEKLLAEGHDVTCVDNYFTGDKCNIAHLIGNPYFEVIRHDITMPFYIEADEIYNLACPASPIHYQFNPIKTIKTSVMGAINMLGLAKRIHAKILQASTSEVYGDPEVHPQKESYWGHVNPIGSRACYDEGKRCAEALFMNYHFQNNVRIKIMRIFNTYGPRMHPHDGRVVSNFIVQALKNEDITIYGDGSQTRSFCYVDDLLEGMVRLMHTGDEFIGPVNVGNPGEFTILELAEKVLRLTGSHSKLIFLPLPEDDPMQRQPDISLAKKELGWEPKIPLEEGLRKTIDYFKSVV
- a CDS encoding PKD domain-containing protein; the protein is MKVKSYTAQYGLERYKVGVSTTNPAPGSFTFISGGTYLEAPAIEWQQKDFDLSAYNGMEIYIGIQCVSDDAFIFMLDDIEITSESAANSSLTGMVSDAINGNPIPNALVSVAGLSDYTDENGNYTITNIPAGVLNANFTAIPTNGNAPLAVQFTDLSSEGTHMVTASATGYTNYSNSQVVIPEGGTLELQIALSPTLAAGQIRFVLTWGETPEDLDSHLKTPSIEGSTYHIYYGDQGSAESPPYAILDIDDQTSFGPETTTIYDLQPGEYHYYIHNYSESPEITTSSAVVQIYNENGLLHTLQIPTSGTGLYWDICTLNGSNGNISIINQVTESEPGGLPKLTTDQLKKKPIPTGRNIVSWNWNFGDDGSSTVQNPSYTYMANGSYTVSLTVSDGVNNETETKNAYITVAPTGVDEAAWEKDISIYPNPAKDQLHINSGIRIESIALFDINGQQKMRTDGCGYNCSLNLNSFPDGTYILRIITEKGRIQRKVNIRR
- a CDS encoding glycosyltransferase family 2 protein, with amino-acid sequence MDISVVIPLLNEDESLRELHKWIVNTLTPNNLSFEIIFVDDGSNDHSWQVIEELSRQDPNVRGIKFRRNYGKSAALNSGFRASQGEVVITMDADLQDSPEEIPELYRMITQDGFDLVSGWKKKRHDPVSKTVPSRLFNWVTRKTSGIKLHDFNCGLKAYRLEVIKSIEVYGEMHRYIPVIANYAGFTRIGEKVVTHQSRKYGSTKYGIDRFIKGYLDLLSITFVSKFGRRPMHFFGMIGTLMFVLGFLAAAWLGAQKLYNLHHGIKAILVTSSPYFYISLTLMIIGSLLFLTGFVAEMLSRISSDRNQFLVSKTLNIDEIETRN
- a CDS encoding DUF4199 domain-containing protein, with the translated sequence MENKPSTTILSLGYGVIIALAIIVFSLILFLLNLSKGNGLEYLSYLILLAGLFLAQTNFRNKYQGGFIEYGKAFTVGLLTSLFLSVIMGIYTYIFFQYIDPGAMEEAMTMTEQKMMDRGMSDMDIEQGMAIARKFQSVGMYTFFAIVGNFIVGIIISLITAIFVKKENTDLGQPAA
- a CDS encoding L-threonylcarbamoyladenylate synthase, which produces MLLKIYTKNPSENNIRQVVHVLSNDGVVIFPTDTIYAIGCNIYSPKALDRIARIKGLTPKNANFSFLCYDLSQLADYTRPISNDVYKLMRRTLPGPYTFILNASSNVPKIFGHKKKTVGIRIPENNILSGILRELGNPITSTSIHDADEILEYSTDPELIHERYKDLVDLVIDGGHGDNTPSTIIDCTGEEILMIREGKGEIE